The Shewanella mesophila genome contains the following window.
TAGGTGAAAGATCAAACACCTCTGTAATTTCAGCAATTCTAAACAGTGTTTCTCTTTCTGGCGATAGGGCCAAATACATTAAAGTACGAATGCCAAAATCTGTATAACGAGTTAACTGCATATTTTACCTTCTAAGATATTGTAGCTGCTTCTAACGAAGTGATAAGCCAAAGGGCCTCTTCATTGGTACTACCGCAAACATCTTCTGTAGCTGCAAAGCGATCACATAAATCAGGCCTCTCGGGCTGACCAAAAATTTTACAGAGATTATTATCATCTAATTGAATACAACGAACACCTGCTGGTTTGCCATTCGGCATACCAGGTATAGGGCTAGTAATTGAAGGCGCAACACAACATGCACCGCATCCAAGACGACAATTCATAAGGCATTATAACTCTATTTACGTGGCGTGTTACCCACAAAGATCACAGCATTATTCTGAGATCTCATAAAGGTTAGCCCTATCTAATAATAAAAGAGACAAAAATCTAGGTTTCTCTGTGAGAGTCTTATGCAGGTGTAGTTAAATTCGGCAATCAATCAGTTCTCACATGGGAACCTAAGACATCCGCTTATCAAGCAAAGCTTGATGGATGGCTGCGAGCCGAGGGCAAGGCACATGGATGTGCCGAATGGCATAAACGCAGGATGCAGTTTATGGCCAAGCCCAGCAGTGGGACGACGTCAGGAGTAAGCATTCATGCCTACATAAGTGATTAAGCCACCAGATATTAATCAAGATGGTTTCGAGAAAGAGCGTCGATAATTTCATAAACCCTAAACGCAAAAAAGCCACCTTATTCAGGTGGCTTTTCACTAAATTAGGCGCCTGGAAATGACCTACTCTCACATGGGGAGACCCCACACTACCATCGGCGCGATTGCGTTTCACTTCTGAGTTCGGGATGGGATCAGGTGGTGCCACAATGCTATGGTTTCCAGACAAATTTGGAAATTTAGAAAGCTGTTCCCGCCTAAGCAGGAAGTTTTAAAATTGAGTCACACTAAATCAAGTGGCTGTATTCTTTCGCTAAGTATTCACTTAGTTAGAAACCCTTTTGGGTTGTATGGTTAAGCCTCACGGGTCATTAGTACAAGTTAGCTCAACGCCTCACAACGCTTACACACCTTGCCTATCAACGTAGTAGTCTCCTACGGCCCTTTAGAGAGCTTAAAGCTCTAGGGATGACTCATCTTAGGGCTCGCTTCCCGCTTAGATGCTTTCAGCGGTTATCGATTCCGAACGTAGCTACCGGGCAATGCCATTGGCATGACAACCCGAACACCAGCGGTTCGTCCACTCCGGTCCTCTCGTACTAGGAGCAGCTCCCTTCAATCATCCAACGCCCACGGCAGATAGGGACCGAACTGTCTCACGACG
Protein-coding sequences here:
- a CDS encoding YkgJ family cysteine cluster protein, whose protein sequence is MNCRLGCGACCVAPSITSPIPGMPNGKPAGVRCIQLDDNNLCKIFGQPERPDLCDRFAATEDVCGSTNEEALWLITSLEAATIS